Proteins found in one Silene latifolia isolate original U9 population unplaced genomic scaffold, ASM4854445v1 scaffold_20.1, whole genome shotgun sequence genomic segment:
- the LOC141638367 gene encoding thaumatin-like protein: MTNLKCLPILYTLLVLILSTTTNAATFTVKNNCPYTVWAAAVPGGGQQMNSGDTWTVTANPGQTSARIWARTGCTSTRGNGLQCTTGDCGGVLQCTAYGTPRNTLAEYSLNQFNNLDFFDISLVNGFNVPMTFLQVSNGCTVGPTCTADVNAQCPSQLKTNGGCNNPCTVFKTDEYCCNSGSCQPTDYSKYF; the protein is encoded by the coding sequence ATGACCAACTTGAAATGCCTCCCAATTTTGTACACCCTACTAGTCCTTATACTATCTACTACCACTAATGCAGCAACCTTTACTGTTAAAAACAATTGCCCTTATACCGTCTGGGCCGCAGCCGTCCCAGGCGGTGGCCAACAAATGAACTCTGGTGACACCTGGACCGTCACAGCCAATCCGGGCCAAACAAGTGCCCGTATATGGGCACGGACAGGTTGTACCTCAACCAGGGGTAATGGTCTCCAGTGTACCACTGGAGACTGTGGTGGGGTCCTACAGTGCACCGCATATGGTACACCCCGTAACACTTTAGCTGAGTACTCCCTTAACCAATTCAACAACCTTGATTTCTTCGATATCTCGTTGGTTAACGGGTTCAACGTCCCAATGACATTCTTACAGGTCTCTAATGGATGCACCGTTGGTCCTACGTGTACTGCCGATGTCAATGCACAATGCCCTAGTCAGCTTAAGACTAATGGAGGTTGTAACAACCCATGCACGGTGTTTAAGACGGATGAGTATTGTTGTAATTCCGGTAGCTGCCAGCCCACCGATTACTCCAAGTATTTTTAG